DNA from Candidatus Cloacimonas acidaminovorans str. Evry:
TGCAAAATAGCATCTTGTTAAATCTTTACACGCAAGGTTATGTTCCTGCAGGAATTGTGATTATAGATGATAAAGAATTTTCGGGACAGGAAGCTATAAATCTGATTGATGCTTTGCAGGGACAGGAAATTTCAGTGGAATTGAAGGACTGAAGAGGAGGAAAAATGAAAAAGATATTTCTTTTCGCTATCATCCTCATTTTAACCGTTAATTTATTAGCTGTGGAATCAGTAGCTATTATTTCCGCCTCTAAAGGTAAAGTGGATTTACGCAGAGCAGCAAAAGTGATTAAACATAAAACCGGTGATTTTTTGCAGAATAATGATGAAATACGCACCGGAGGAGAATCCTTTGCTGCTTATAAATATATTGACGGTTCTGCTACTGTAAAGGTCTTTTCTCATTCTATCGTGCAGGTTTATGCTTCCGCCAAAGACAAAAAGCTTGCCAAAACAGTTAAACTAAACCAGGGGAGCGTTTTTTCCCAAATAAAAAGTGATTCCGGACCCTTTTCCGTACAAACGCCAACTACTGTTGCTTCCGTTAAAGGAACCGGTTTTATGGCTAAATTTGATGAGCAGGAACAGACCAAATTCATTGTTACCGAAGGGGAATTGGAATTGAAAATTTTGGATAAAACCGAAACCCAATCAGTTGCTGCAGGAAATACTGCTATCATTCAAGCAGATGGCAGTTTTGAAATCAGACCCAGCACGGAAGAAGACATCCAGGAAATTGAATTAACAGAACTGGAATCAATGCAGGAAAAAGAAATCAGGAAAATGCGTATACCGGTTGTTGCTCCTAATGGCCAAACCAGGTATATTGATATTACCTGGTAGGAGGATATAAAGATGAAAAAATATTTATTGCTGATACTATCAATTATCCTCGCTACTCATATTTTTGCCGTTGCCTTGATGAATATTTCACCTCAGGTTTATTCTTTCCATCAAAAATGCGATTTGAAGGTGGAAGTGCAACAGGGTTTAAGTGATATAACCAAAATGAAGGTCTATTATCGTATCGGTAAATCCAATCGCTGGATGACCGAAGAAATGAAACAGGATAGTCCCGGTTCGCCCTCTTTTATTGCTACCCTACCTGCTGATTATTTAACTACTGATGTAATAGAATATTACTTTTGCGTTGAATTGAGCCAGGGAAATAAAGAATACTTTCCTCCACAAAATGAAACAGTGCCCAACTACATTCTGGAACCGGATATTGCCTCCGGAGAAGCAGAACCCGGTTTTGTTCTTTTAACTGATGATCCCATTATTTCTGCAGATGATGGCTATATGCTGGTCGTTTCTTTCTTTGCCATTAGTGAAGAAATTGATCCTTCC
Protein-coding regions in this window:
- a CDS encoding FecR family protein encodes the protein MKKIFLFAIILILTVNLLAVESVAIISASKGKVDLRRAAKVIKHKTGDFLQNNDEIRTGGESFAAYKYIDGSATVKVFSHSIVQVYASAKDKKLAKTVKLNQGSVFSQIKSDSGPFSVQTPTTVASVKGTGFMAKFDEQEQTKFIVTEGELELKILDKTETQSVAAGNTAIIQADGSFEIRPSTEEDIQEIELTELESMQEKEIRKMRIPVVAPNGQTRYIDITW